Below is a window of Paenibacillus thermoaerophilus DNA.
ATTACACGCAAAATTCGTCCATTAACCCGTGCACCCGAATTCGTCCCAACATACACATTATTCTGATATTCTTTGTCGTGGAGTTTTAAATGATTAATCTCCTTCCTAATGGTGTCCGCATGTTTTAATAGCGCCTTTTTTGAAAAATAGGAGAAAGGAATGATTATAGAATCATACACTGCTCCATTAAATTTCTTGAGTTCCTTTCCAGACTTTGAGAAGAAAGCATCATCCCCAAGTACTTGCTTAATAATATCGATGAGAAAGCAGTACTGATTCTTTGCTTTCTCGATCATATCCGGACTATCCGATTTGTGTTTGTCCATGTATTCGTTCATTGTAAGTTTAAAAGTTCCCTTAATATTTGGGAAATTTCTTAAGGCAAAAAATCGGAGAATACGTTCTTCATAAGCGCTTCTTTTGTTATTATCATGAAATAGGGTTCTTAACGTTTTATTCTTTTCTGCAATTTCCTTAAGCATGTCATTAAAACTACCTCTATAAATACAGTTTCGGAGTTCTTGATCCTTAAGTTTTACTGCCCCTAAATTCAAACGGGAGAAAATTTCATATTTTAGATCTTGGGAGTCTTTACTTAAACAAATTACTTTTAGTGATTTGGAATTTAATCTTCTTTGGAGCGTCTTGTTCAAATCCCTAAAATAGAGATTA
It encodes the following:
- a CDS encoding DUF262 domain-containing protein translates to MMEMENDLTEGIVVHTQQMDLTLSQLREMSDANDIITNPDYQRKYVYDDPRASKLVESILIGIPIPVIYLCEEKENEFSVIDGQQRITSFVRFLKNEFALVGLNKLPKMNNLYFRDLNKTLQRRLNSKSLKVICLSKDSQDLKYEIFSRLNLGAVKLKDQELRNCIYRGSFNDMLKEIAEKNKTLRTLFHDNNKRSAYEERILRFFALRNFPNIKGTFKLTMNEYMDKHKSDSPDMIEKAKNQYCFLIDIIKQVLGDDAFFSKSGKELKKFNGAVYDSIIIPFSYFSKKALLKHADTIRKEINHLKLHDKEYQNNVYVGTNSGARVNGRILRVMKILNSIIESDSNEFTPRVFNRETKEMLYYDGCTCSYCGNEILSIEDCEIASRQVV